The Candidatus Dependentiae bacterium genome contains a region encoding:
- the hflX gene encoding GTPase HflX: MAHKQNTPTKIHKKTLILGIQAPYNSIANIDSYFEEFTNLVKTNRVVYDKEFFIKLRTIDSTYFITKGKLEEIKTFCEQNNIEEIIVSEPLTAQQERNISDILDCNILDRTGLILQIFEKAAHSAEGKTQVGIAMLQYKKTRIAGKGVSMSQQAGHFGTRGPGETAKEKELRHINNNILRLRRQLAVMHKARETQRKRRINAQVPHICLIGYTNAGKSTILNALTKSNVYAQDQLFATLDTTTRELYIDGQKKGLLSDTVGFIQLLPHQLIEAFKSTLSELQYADLLLHVVDASNPNFPDHIKVVQDILTELKVNKPILYVFNKADKIINNTRFMEDIIPYMPRVIVNSLSKETLQELNDFLASWQITE, encoded by the coding sequence ATGGCACATAAACAAAATACACCTACAAAAATACATAAAAAAACTCTTATTTTAGGCATACAAGCGCCGTATAACTCTATTGCAAACATAGATTCATACTTTGAAGAGTTTACCAATTTGGTTAAAACCAATCGAGTAGTATATGATAAAGAATTTTTTATTAAGCTTAGAACGATTGATTCTACGTATTTCATCACTAAAGGTAAACTCGAAGAAATAAAAACATTTTGTGAACAAAATAACATTGAAGAAATCATTGTTTCAGAACCACTTACCGCACAGCAAGAGCGTAACATAAGCGACATCCTTGATTGTAATATTTTAGATAGAACTGGGTTAATTTTGCAGATTTTTGAGAAAGCTGCTCACTCAGCAGAGGGCAAAACTCAAGTTGGTATTGCTATGTTACAGTATAAAAAAACACGCATTGCTGGTAAAGGTGTTTCTATGAGCCAGCAAGCTGGGCATTTTGGTACACGTGGACCTGGTGAAACAGCAAAAGAAAAAGAATTACGCCACATTAATAACAATATTTTAAGATTAAGACGTCAACTTGCAGTCATGCATAAAGCACGTGAAACACAACGCAAACGTAGAATAAATGCGCAAGTACCACATATTTGCTTGATTGGTTATACAAACGCAGGTAAATCTACAATCTTAAATGCATTAACTAAAAGTAATGTCTATGCACAAGATCAACTTTTTGCAACACTTGATACTACAACACGTGAATTATATATTGATGGGCAGAAAAAAGGCTTACTGTCTGATACCGTCGGCTTTATTCAACTGTTACCTCATCAATTGATTGAAGCATTTAAATCTACATTGTCAGAGCTACAGTATGCCGATTTATTGTTGCATGTTGTTGATGCATCAAACCCAAATTTTCCTGATCATATAAAAGTAGTACAAGATATTTTGACTGAATTAAAAGTAAATAAACCAATACTTTATGTTTTCAATAAAGCAGACAAAATCATAAACAATACTCGTTTTATGGAAGATATTATTCCATATATGCCACGGGTTATTGTAAATTCCCTTTCAAAAGAAACGTTACAAGAATTAAATGATTTTCTTGCATCTTGGCAGATAACGGAATAA
- a CDS encoding tetratricopeptide repeat protein — protein sequence MKYIFNRTAFFFFYFLCSLTHFFSRTVSIEEINNTIQLLHKRAEQYYFNRQFDSAITLYKKIIKIDPNISSAHCNIGFILATCYKDFEQAIKYLKKALEIKPTYAKAYFFLGNALHSINKTDQALIAYNQALIHNPDYKDVYPLYARALWEHYNFTNAHEAQRYISECACSKQLAYYVGKLFERSGYVEDAIQLYQEALVKPFDIEMIQHDMQSAYHKQLEIRHQLQHYYQDIIINNITVSSGNKKCHERYLTIQKILNQYKRPITVLDLNPQQGYFSFRIAHDYNATCVMLSSDNSLVSLCEKNDLVNGCVVLAKNITAKDLQRLSECEHFDVVLALDGTIAWFEKDHELIFELIKKLGDHIIIETPFVEVSSYTKSYLDLTSQYIVRKGSMMIHETSLQKSKYDKPYAHSHMYLLENPRNTLKRTHWTRGHQTDEYRIESTFENKFLLKYPDWSKHQWIRGINLLTFVMLEGSYPTRPHIAQQLNNVKQTLRDIGHTDIRICNFIIQGNNIAPIDCDDPRGNTPKNPDISIAQIIDQLYMKPNDLYGLVS from the coding sequence ATGAAGTATATTTTCAATCGTACAGCATTCTTCTTTTTTTATTTTTTGTGCTCACTAACCCATTTTTTTTCTCGTACGGTAAGCATCGAAGAAATTAATAATACCATTCAACTTTTACACAAACGCGCCGAGCAATATTATTTTAATCGGCAATTTGATAGTGCAATTACATTGTATAAAAAAATTATAAAAATAGACCCAAATATTTCTTCTGCTCACTGTAACATAGGATTTATTCTAGCTACTTGTTATAAAGACTTTGAACAAGCAATCAAATACCTAAAAAAAGCACTTGAGATAAAACCAACTTATGCAAAAGCATATTTTTTTCTTGGAAATGCACTACACTCAATAAACAAAACTGATCAAGCACTTATTGCTTACAACCAAGCCCTCATACACAATCCTGATTATAAAGACGTCTATCCGCTTTATGCACGTGCACTATGGGAGCATTATAATTTTACCAATGCACATGAAGCACAACGGTATATTTCTGAATGTGCTTGTAGCAAACAACTTGCATATTACGTCGGCAAACTATTTGAAAGAAGTGGCTACGTAGAAGATGCGATACAACTGTATCAGGAAGCACTTGTAAAGCCTTTTGACATAGAGATGATACAACATGATATGCAAAGCGCATACCATAAGCAGCTTGAAATACGCCACCAACTTCAACACTACTACCAAGATATTATTATCAATAACATAACCGTAAGCTCTGGTAACAAAAAATGCCACGAGCGCTATCTAACAATACAGAAAATACTAAACCAATATAAACGTCCAATCACCGTTCTTGATTTAAATCCACAACAAGGTTATTTTTCATTCCGTATTGCTCATGATTATAATGCAACATGTGTAATGTTAAGTTCTGACAATAGCCTTGTTTCACTATGTGAAAAAAATGATTTAGTCAATGGCTGCGTAGTCCTAGCAAAAAATATTACAGCCAAAGACCTACAACGGTTAAGTGAATGCGAGCATTTTGATGTTGTTCTCGCATTGGATGGCACTATTGCATGGTTCGAAAAGGACCATGAACTTATTTTCGAACTCATAAAAAAACTTGGTGACCACATTATCATCGAAACACCATTTGTTGAAGTATCCAGTTATACAAAAAGCTACTTGGATTTGACCTCACAATATATTGTACGCAAGGGCAGCATGATGATACATGAGACTAGTCTTCAAAAATCTAAGTACGATAAGCCATATGCCCACTCACACATGTATCTTTTAGAAAACCCACGTAACACATTAAAACGAACTCATTGGACACGAGGTCATCAAACAGATGAGTATCGCATTGAGAGTACATTTGAAAATAAGTTTTTGTTGAAATATCCTGATTGGTCAAAGCACCAGTGGATCAGAGGCATTAATTTACTCACCTTTGTAATGCTTGAAGGCTCCTATCCAACACGTCCACATATTGCTCAACAATTAAATAATGTAAAGCAAACTCTACGAGACATCGGTCATACAGATATACGAATATGTAACTTCATCATCCAAGGAAATAATATTGCTCCAATCGATTGCGATGACCCACGCGGCAACACACCAAAAAATCCAGACATTTCGATTGCACAGATTATCGATCAACTATACATGAAACCGAATGATTTATATGGGCTTGTTTCATAA
- a CDS encoding tetratricopeptide repeat protein, whose product MHVISFFILLCSSICAATDSFKEYFQQGTHFFYQKKFNSALEYYEKAHELNPHNAQTLFNIGIVLKTQKKWELAIEYFNSAIEQKKDYAKAYFYAAESYRHLNNHNKALAFYQQTIKYAPEWFDAYKEAALLYRESSNYKEAITCLNSAYTVLIKKNPSITQLIDLAHHLITLGQTEQTITLYNHILKIDPNNPQILYNKAYTLKIAGKLDEAITLYQRVLELEPDYEHAHFGLAMSYITNGNFDAGWPYYDEYLRRVHNTAERLRNFLRKKTIKGKKILLQYQGGLGDSIQFIRYAQILKEMDATVLVYIQKQLIPLFSNCPYIDQLIPSGSAYPERNAHASLMSLPCIFRSTQQTLPNNVPYLFPDQQLVKYWKKKIKDDTNFKIGICWQVNMHNDSSRYPIARRGIPLEHFYALAKQPGITLYSLQRHDGQKDLDNLPDDVHIISFDDLDTENGAFMDTAALMQHLDVVICPDTAIAHLAGALGIPVYVLLPYQSDWRWLSGKSYSPWYPSMRVFKQEKPFEWKSVFKRVFQRISHIIHDPL is encoded by the coding sequence ATGCACGTTATTAGTTTTTTTATATTACTGTGTAGTAGCATCTGCGCAGCAACTGACTCTTTTAAAGAATACTTTCAGCAAGGAACTCATTTTTTTTATCAAAAAAAATTCAATAGCGCACTTGAATATTATGAAAAAGCACACGAGCTTAACCCCCATAATGCACAGACTCTTTTTAATATAGGTATCGTTCTAAAAACACAGAAAAAATGGGAACTCGCCATTGAATATTTTAATAGCGCAATTGAACAAAAAAAAGATTATGCAAAAGCATATTTTTATGCTGCAGAAAGCTATAGACATTTAAACAATCACAACAAAGCACTCGCTTTCTATCAACAGACAATCAAATATGCACCAGAATGGTTTGATGCATACAAAGAAGCCGCACTATTATACAGAGAATCTAGTAACTACAAAGAAGCAATTACCTGCTTAAACAGTGCATATACAGTTCTCATTAAAAAAAATCCATCGATAACTCAACTGATTGATCTTGCACATCACTTAATAACACTCGGACAAACAGAGCAAACTATCACACTGTATAATCATATTTTGAAAATAGATCCAAATAACCCACAAATATTATATAACAAAGCATATACGTTAAAAATAGCTGGCAAATTAGACGAAGCCATTACGCTCTATCAACGGGTACTTGAACTAGAACCTGATTACGAACACGCACACTTTGGCCTCGCCATGAGTTATATAACAAATGGTAACTTTGACGCTGGATGGCCCTATTACGATGAGTATCTTAGACGCGTCCATAACACTGCCGAAAGATTACGTAATTTTTTGAGAAAAAAAACCATAAAAGGAAAAAAAATATTATTGCAGTATCAAGGTGGTCTTGGTGACAGCATTCAATTCATTCGTTATGCACAAATATTAAAGGAAATGGATGCAACAGTGTTGGTTTATATACAAAAACAACTTATCCCCCTTTTTTCTAACTGCCCATATATTGATCAATTGATTCCTTCTGGTAGTGCTTATCCAGAAAGAAATGCTCATGCCAGCTTGATGTCACTACCTTGTATTTTTAGGTCAACACAACAGACACTGCCCAACAACGTCCCATATCTTTTTCCCGATCAACAACTCGTTAAATACTGGAAAAAAAAAATAAAAGATGATACCAATTTTAAAATTGGTATCTGTTGGCAAGTAAATATGCACAACGATTCATCACGCTATCCCATCGCACGCCGTGGCATACCACTTGAACATTTTTATGCACTAGCAAAGCAACCTGGCATCACGCTATATAGTTTGCAACGTCACGATGGGCAAAAAGATTTAGATAATCTTCCTGATGATGTACACATCATCTCTTTTGATGATCTAGACACTGAAAATGGGGCATTCATGGATACAGCGGCACTTATGCAACATCTTGATGTAGTTATTTGCCCAGATACAGCTATTGCTCACCTTGCTGGTGCGCTAGGAATTCCCGTTTATGTACTACTACCATATCAGAGCGATTGGCGCTGGCTTTCTGGCAAATCTTATTCCCCCTGGTATCCAAGCATGAGAGTATTTAAACAGGAAAAGCCTTTTGAATGGAAATCGGTGTTTAAAAGGGTTTTTCAGAGAATTTCTCACATTATCCATGATCCTCTCTAA
- a CDS encoding tetratricopeptide repeat protein gives MKQLRFFAFFLIIFLPYTYYTKIFTQNFEQLFAHANDYFRKNDFEQAITYYQKTLALNPRCHQAYFNCALALAQKNRVNEAIHCYQHAIRLHPGYVKAYIHLGNAYKKLKQNDKAENAYKKALEIDTKSAEAHLCLARILNEQSKFDQAQACFEHAVKLQPKNANTLLEFANSLNMNNKTEKALEVYNQIIELQPRNIAVLYNIAYSLKKIGKIEEAITLYHKVLAMKPDYVEAHFGKSMAHLIRGEFKEGWPEYEWRWKRDDKKPRVFEQPLWDGTNLNGKTILLHAEQGLGDTLQFIRYAQVLKRMGATVIFASQSPLVTLLRTCCPYIDKVIALHDHLPYFDTHAPLLSLPYILNTVEKTIPNNIPYIHPKKELVDYWKKELAPDTNFKIGICWQGNPNYNTHFLRTAVAAKSLNVKMFEPLMNLPGVTVYNLQRMTGTKQIKKLAPDCTLVTFGDDFDNKNNNGHFMDTAAVMLNLDLVISVDTATAHLAGALGVPTWILIPNPPDWRWMLDRPDTPWYPENMRLFRQPTIGDWKTVIQTIVDKLPDYIRLTKKNKKSHCLLQKTEHISAEISVGELIDKITILQIKNKKITNAQKLKNVRIELESLTETRNAKIPHSESMVSLTEALLDINNTLWDIEDDIRDKERLKEFDNDFIQLARSVYYINDKRGRIKRAINELCSSHFVEEKQYARY, from the coding sequence ATGAAACAACTTCGCTTTTTCGCCTTTTTTTTAATTATATTTTTGCCTTATACATACTATACAAAAATATTTACACAAAACTTTGAGCAGCTTTTTGCCCATGCAAATGATTATTTCCGCAAAAATGATTTTGAACAAGCCATAACATATTATCAAAAAACATTGGCGTTAAACCCACGTTGCCATCAGGCATATTTTAATTGTGCGTTAGCACTTGCACAAAAAAATAGAGTTAATGAAGCAATACATTGTTATCAACATGCTATTCGTCTACACCCAGGCTATGTAAAAGCATACATTCACTTAGGCAATGCATATAAAAAATTAAAACAGAATGATAAAGCTGAGAATGCCTATAAAAAAGCATTAGAAATTGACACGAAAAGCGCTGAAGCGCATCTTTGTTTAGCACGTATACTCAACGAGCAAAGTAAATTTGATCAGGCTCAGGCATGTTTTGAACATGCTGTTAAACTACAGCCTAAAAATGCCAACACCCTCTTGGAGTTTGCTAATTCACTCAACATGAATAATAAAACAGAAAAAGCACTTGAAGTGTATAATCAAATTATTGAACTACAACCTCGCAATATAGCAGTACTGTATAATATCGCTTATTCACTTAAAAAAATTGGCAAAATAGAAGAAGCTATAACGTTGTATCATAAAGTACTTGCTATGAAGCCAGATTATGTTGAAGCACATTTTGGTAAAAGCATGGCACACCTAATTCGTGGAGAATTTAAAGAAGGTTGGCCAGAATACGAATGGCGCTGGAAGCGTGACGATAAAAAACCTCGTGTTTTTGAGCAGCCGCTCTGGGATGGTACTAACTTGAATGGCAAAACAATATTGTTACACGCAGAACAAGGTTTAGGTGATACATTGCAATTTATTCGTTACGCACAGGTATTAAAAAGAATGGGCGCAACAGTAATATTTGCATCCCAGTCACCTTTAGTTACCCTGCTGCGTACATGTTGCCCATATATAGATAAAGTAATTGCTTTGCATGATCATTTACCTTATTTTGATACACACGCACCCCTTCTTTCGTTGCCCTATATTTTAAACACAGTTGAAAAAACAATTCCGAACAATATTCCATACATTCATCCCAAAAAAGAACTTGTAGATTATTGGAAAAAAGAATTAGCCCCTGATACCAACTTTAAAATTGGTATTTGTTGGCAAGGAAATCCAAATTATAACACTCATTTTTTGCGTACTGCTGTTGCTGCCAAATCACTTAATGTCAAAATGTTTGAACCACTCATGAACTTACCGGGCGTAACAGTGTATAACCTACAACGTATGACTGGAACAAAACAAATAAAAAAACTTGCTCCCGATTGCACACTAGTAACCTTTGGTGACGATTTTGACAACAAAAACAACAATGGTCACTTTATGGATACTGCAGCTGTTATGCTTAATCTTGATTTAGTTATTTCGGTTGACACTGCTACCGCTCATCTTGCTGGTGCACTTGGTGTTCCAACATGGATTTTAATTCCTAATCCTCCTGACTGGCGCTGGATGTTAGATAGACCTGATACACCATGGTATCCAGAGAATATGCGTTTATTCCGTCAGCCAACTATTGGTGATTGGAAAACAGTTATTCAAACCATTGTTGATAAACTACCAGACTATATAAGACTTACAAAAAAAAACAAAAAATCTCATTGCTTACTACAAAAAACAGAACATATCTCCGCAGAAATTTCAGTTGGTGAATTGATTGATAAAATAACAATATTACAAATCAAAAATAAAAAAATCACAAATGCACAAAAATTAAAAAATGTTCGCATAGAACTTGAAAGTCTAACTGAGACACGCAATGCAAAAATTCCACACTCGGAATCAATGGTATCGTTAACCGAAGCACTTCTTGATATTAATAATACATTGTGGGATATCGAGGACGACATTCGTGATAAAGAACGCCTCAAAGAATTCGATAATGATTTTATACAACTTGCACGTAGTGTATACTACATCAACGATAAACGTGGAAGAATTAAACGAGCAATAAATGAGCTATGCAGCTCTCATTTTGTTGAAGAAAAACAGTATGCACGTTATTAG
- a CDS encoding tetratricopeptide repeat protein — translation MVFSALFTLSQDHLAYIRNIRECGDYKKAITLYKKLLDSQSYRTAAHIGLAQTYLTLGNFEKGWRELEWHLGKPWKSTQDFKRYITNHARLNNKIILLRAEWGIGDSIWMLRYAQLLKKRGAYIIFAPIHNALIPLLKQQPYINEIIPPGALLPSFHFQAPILI, via the coding sequence ATGGTTTTTTCCGCATTGTTTACTTTATCGCAAGATCATCTTGCATATATACGCAACATACGAGAATGCGGTGATTACAAAAAAGCAATAACATTATATAAAAAACTATTAGATAGCCAATCATACAGAACTGCTGCACACATCGGCCTTGCACAAACATATCTTACACTTGGTAACTTTGAAAAAGGCTGGAGAGAATTAGAATGGCATTTAGGCAAACCATGGAAATCAACACAAGACTTTAAAAGATATATTACAAACCATGCGCGACTGAATAACAAAATTATATTACTACGGGCAGAATGGGGTATTGGCGATTCAATTTGGATGTTACGTTATGCACAACTTCTTAAAAAACGTGGTGCATATATTATTTTTGCACCAATTCACAACGCACTTATTCCACTTTTAAAACAACAACCATACATCAATGAGATTATTCCGCCCGGCGCTCTTTTGCCATCCTTTCATTTCCAAGCGCCAATATTGATATGA
- a CDS encoding glycosyltransferase family protein — protein MKYVTRNFKSLFIFISFFVSTFSYPVLYSEHQSYDQLLQASATHLKKQNLDDALYYLKKAIAVRPEGNQSIRDCAVILFQLGNEFFDHKQPKKAIEAFKTILIMAGNFAAVYHNIAFTLAEKCGRYRESIEWYRTALEHDPNNVATHFCLALSLLAVGKLHEGFEEYEWRWLRDKKSPRNFTWPLDKLWNGIENVQGKRILLRVEQGLGDTLQFIRYAQLLKHDGAIVIAEVQRPLIDILALCDYIDELIVIGSPIPAFDLQIPMLNLPSVYKTTLETVPAHIPYLFADKNLVAFWKKQLTHNTNFKIGICWHGDLAHSTDKFMPLNMFAQLADIPGISIYSLQRFNGLDQLKTLENKQIIRCFDDTFDKNQGRFMDTAAVIKNLDLVITVDTSIAHLAGGLGVPVWVVLPFPAEWRWLEDRDDNPWYPTARIFRRKEIDTWQSVMDKIYNELRIILSH, from the coding sequence ATGAAATACGTAACAAGAAACTTTAAGTCACTATTTATTTTCATATCATTTTTTGTAAGTACATTTTCTTATCCAGTATTATATTCTGAACATCAGTCATACGATCAACTATTACAAGCTAGTGCAACTCATTTAAAAAAACAGAATCTTGATGATGCACTGTACTATCTAAAAAAAGCCATTGCCGTACGTCCAGAAGGAAATCAATCAATTCGTGATTGTGCCGTTATATTATTTCAGTTAGGTAATGAGTTTTTTGATCACAAACAACCAAAAAAAGCAATTGAAGCATTTAAAACAATTTTGATTATGGCCGGCAATTTTGCTGCGGTTTATCACAATATTGCTTTTACTCTAGCAGAAAAATGTGGCCGCTATAGAGAATCCATTGAATGGTATCGCACTGCGTTAGAACATGATCCTAATAATGTTGCTACTCATTTTTGTCTAGCGCTTTCACTATTGGCAGTTGGTAAATTGCATGAAGGATTTGAAGAATATGAATGGCGCTGGTTACGTGACAAAAAAAGTCCTCGGAATTTTACATGGCCCTTAGATAAGTTATGGAACGGCATAGAAAATGTACAAGGCAAACGTATTTTATTACGTGTTGAGCAAGGGCTTGGCGACACACTTCAATTTATCCGCTATGCACAACTATTAAAACACGACGGTGCAATAGTCATTGCTGAAGTACAGCGACCACTTATTGATATACTGGCTTTATGTGATTACATTGACGAGCTGATAGTGATTGGCTCTCCAATACCAGCATTCGATCTACAAATTCCAATGTTAAACTTACCTTCTGTATATAAAACAACACTGGAAACCGTTCCTGCGCATATACCATATCTGTTTGCAGACAAAAATCTAGTTGCATTTTGGAAAAAGCAATTAACACATAATACTAATTTTAAAATAGGCATTTGCTGGCACGGAGATCTTGCACACAGTACAGATAAATTTATGCCGCTTAACATGTTCGCCCAATTAGCAGATATACCTGGTATCAGTATTTATAGTCTGCAACGTTTTAATGGATTAGATCAATTAAAGACTTTGGAAAACAAACAAATAATTCGTTGTTTTGATGACACTTTTGATAAAAACCAGGGCCGTTTCATGGACACAGCAGCTGTTATAAAAAATTTGGATTTAGTCATCACAGTCGACACTTCAATTGCTCATTTAGCTGGCGGTTTAGGGGTACCAGTTTGGGTTGTACTGCCTTTTCCTGCCGAATGGCGTTGGCTAGAAGACAGAGATGACAATCCATGGTATCCAACTGCAAGAATTTTTAGACGAAAAGAAATTGATACATGGCAATCCGTCATGGATAAGATATACAATGAGTTACGCATAATACTTTCGCACTAA
- a CDS encoding tetratricopeptide repeat protein, translating to MYKHIDEHHTYTKKIYTFSLIVFVFSVCAGFCSQYFWHAYRKPFTPHIDPLQQELNIGITYIRYGQQHNLKNDPEKAKNYFYRAHNHFDNALQIKPNCPQGHCYKGITFHQQCKNKEALDELKKAIELNKGYGKAYFNLANILVEEKQFDQAINLYKQILSQEPSNEILQTQLNKAYIARSKYIAQQKPLPKNNKETII from the coding sequence ATGTATAAACATATAGACGAACATCATACATATACAAAAAAAATATATACCTTTTCACTTATTGTATTTGTGTTTTCAGTTTGCGCAGGCTTTTGTTCACAATACTTTTGGCATGCATACCGTAAACCATTCACACCACATATCGATCCATTACAACAGGAATTAAATATTGGTATTACATATATTCGCTATGGCCAACAGCACAATTTAAAAAATGATCCTGAAAAAGCAAAGAATTATTTTTATAGAGCACACAACCATTTTGATAATGCATTACAAATAAAACCCAACTGCCCCCAAGGACATTGTTACAAAGGCATCACATTCCATCAACAATGCAAAAATAAAGAGGCTCTTGATGAACTCAAAAAAGCCATCGAACTGAATAAAGGATATGGCAAAGCCTATTTCAACCTAGCCAATATATTAGTTGAAGAAAAACAATTTGATCAAGCAATCAATCTGTATAAACAAATACTTAGTCAAGAACCCAGCAATGAAATTCTACAAACACAACTCAATAAAGCATACATTGCACGTAGCAAATATATTGCACAACAAAAACCACTACCGAAAAATAATAAAGAGACAATAATATGA